A segment of the Plasmodium cynomolgi strain B DNA, scaffold: 0830, whole genome shotgun sequence genome:
GTATTattaattgaaaataaaatgtaataatCAAATTGAACGAATGCTACCTAATATTAATACTTTAagaaatatgttttattaaccttatataataggAATATTATGGAAGGTATCCCCACCAAAGATGATGAAGCTAATGTTTTCATAGGACTTCCATTGCTTTCAGAACTAGCATCTAAATGTGAAGTAACTCCATCGCCTTCACCTTTAGGTAATAAATTAGGTAAATCTTGACCTTCaccataatttttctcctgaCGAGTTAAAATATGACCACGTCGATGTAGTTTTTTTCCGGCGCTGATCCTGGTTTTGCACCTTCAGCTTCCATTACTTTTTCGGTTATTGACGTTATTCCTTCTGCTTCAACGTTATTCCATTGTGTATCTATTATGCATGGATATAATTTATGATCTAACACTTTGAAAACCTGAGAAGCTTTCGaataaggaaaagaaaaagtataaGTGTTATATATAGAACTACATGTAATATTTGGAAATTAATGCCCAGAGTTTGCATACACTAGTAATGgtagtatatataaatacctTTATGTGGATAAGAATCAGATGTTGAACCCGTATTACATGAAATTTCAAAAACATCTTCCTCTTTATGTTTAGACTTCCCTGAGTATTCATTATTAATATGAGGAAGCACGTATTctttaaattcttcaaattcttcaaatccttcaaattctttaaaattattaaattcttcaaattcatTAAGTTCTGTACAAACTTCAGTAGAATCATAATTTCCATCACACATATCATAATATAATGTTTCTATGTTCTCAGAATCACTAATATATTTCCAATAACCCCTGTTACAGATTTCggcgttttctttttcagtATTTTCACATATGTCCCAAAATAAATAGTAATCAtaaaatcttttaaaaactaTTAGATCGCATAGATTTGTAA
Coding sequences within it:
- a CDS encoding hypothetical protein (putative), whose amino-acid sequence is MNEVKKKEKNLTWGSYIKKILFLFEILLVNDHIIRNFPECGFKITNLCDLIVFKRFYDYYLFWDICENTEKENAEICNRGYWKYISDSENIETLYYDMCDGNYDSTEVCTELNEFEEFNNFKEFEGFEEFEEFKEYVLPHINNEYSGKSKHKEEDVFEISCNTGSTSDSYPHKGIYIYYHY